The Eulemur rufifrons isolate Redbay chromosome 29, OSU_ERuf_1, whole genome shotgun sequence DNA window GTGTCAGAACTTTAATTCAAACAGATTTAGGTGCAAGTGGTATGTGTTGGCTCAAGGAATATGATAAGAGTTGTACAATGAAACCAAAGTAGGGCAAGGATATAACCGGATGTCTGGAGCATCAGGAACTGAATAAACCAGTTGTTGCCACATCTACCTCTTGTCTCTGCTAGTTTTTGCTTGTCATAGGAAATATGGCAAAGAATATAGCCATGAGAAGCTGTCGGATTTcatgttttacaaaattttattgaattaaggTAGAAAAATACCAAGGATGGACTTTGACAGTCTTGGAATGGATCCACCAACTACAGTAAAAGGCAGGGTCATGAAAAACCTCTTGGTTGGAGCATGAGCAGGAGCAGTTAACTTCTAGCTGGAGGTGGTTGTTCTCAGAAGAAAGGAAGtgctaggaaggaaaaaaattttaaaaaaatcagccattCTAACTATCCTCACTGTATCTTGCTGCCCGCTCGCTCCTCCCAGAACTTTATGGCCTCTAATCTTGTCAACATGTTTCCTCTACTTTTATAACCCAACTCAACACTTGAACTTTTTCAGGTTAGCCTTTCTTTCAGTGACCACATGTCTAATTCTAACTTCTAATCTGAATTTTAGTTCTTCATTTCCAAAAATCTGCTTGTGTTTTCCAACCATGTGACATGATGTCTAGCCAGGTGTAATAAGTTCCAAATTATATTACTATTTCTCCCAAACTCAAACCAACTTCCTCTCTCAACTTCTTCATTTTTGCTAGTGATTACATCATAATACAACCCAACATTGAAATCCAGCTTGattcttccttctctctaaacCACCATATCAAGACACTAGTTGATGATATTTTTCCAAAGCTCTCTCATATCTATCCCACTTCTCCATTCTTACTACCCCCATCCTGGACCAAATTTCCTTTTATTGAAGTTAGAGTGCAAATGGCTCAAACCCTTTGCCTCCTCCCCTTCAAATCAACCATAACCAAATGTTTGTAGCCcctaatattctaaaatttaaataaataaataaattaaataaataaggttCTATTATAACCTCTAACATAAAAAAGCCTCACCTCTTGAGGTTGGCTCCATAATCTGATCTCGACCTACCTTTATGGAATATGCTCTGCTCATTCCCTCCTCTAAACATTTGGCTATGACATGTCACTTGAATTCTGATCTAAACCATGGtcacacattttgtttatgccAAAATTTTAGCACTTAATTAGATGCAGCTTCTTATTACTATCGAAGTGTttcctgtgtgtttgtgtatgtccCTTAACTAAACTGAAGATTCTAAGCTAAATAgaccatgttttattttctctgcatcACCCTTAGAGCCTAACTTGAATTTCCTGAGTCTACTCAACTGCAATGCCCCTGCTGCTTGGCATCATCCCGCCTTCCCTAAGGTATTTCTTGCAGAATGCATGAGGATATAAAGCTCAAGGGAGAAACTCATTGAGGAATTTtgtattaagaaaatttaaaagaggcTCACCTAGAATGAAGAAACAAGTTTTGAATGGCACTTCACTCCAGAGCATTCCCAGTGTGGAGAAAGTGCAGACACAGGGCAGCCTATACAAAGGTCAAGAAGCCTAGCTTTCCTGAGATACTCAATCTGTGTTAATGCAGAGGACTCTTAACCAGTGGAGACATTTTCACAAGATAAGTTCCTAAAGACTTTAGTTTTAATTGGTTCATTAAACTAGGGGTCAGGATGAGACTAGAGGTCTAAGAGTTTGCTCTCAGTAGCACAGTCTAGACTTCAGATGATGATGGGTAAATTATTAGAGTAAGTAATCTCTGAGGTTTCTTCAGCCCAGGCATTCAACCAGGAATCCAAAATGTGGTCTTATGAAGAATGGAGTCATTGTGACAATTAAGAATTTAGTGCTAAATTCACTAGCACACATAATAAAAGTAGGCTTCCCCTCCAGATCTAGGTTGAAGATCACAGGTAGATTCTCTTCCTTGAAATATGTGACAggaggaaaaaatcaaaatatataaagaaaataatatttttcaaaatgttaaaaataagtaaaataagactTCAATGATCTCACCTAGCCTCCCCACAGCCACACTTTTGGTCCAGCTGATGTCACTGAGGCTTTTGCGGTATAGCATATAAAATGTAGTAATGAGTTGGGAAGTGGGTGAGAGGGAGGTGGTAGTACCTCTTAGGACCTTGCAACCAGTGATTTTCTGGCAGAGTGAGAGAATGGAGCAAGATCCTCCTGTATGTACTTTTTCCCAGAGGAAGAGAATAGCCACATTTCTGAACACAGTGCTTAGTGTGGTCTAGAATCAGGGGGTATCCGAGGCTATTTGGGGGAGGATCCTGAAActctatttatttccttctgtcaCCCTCTTAACCTTATAAGATCAAATCTTTTTCTACCATCCTGTAGTACTTCTTTAACCACTATTTAACACTTACATAATTTTGACTTATAGTAAATAATAACTACAATATCTACATTTAGTTATATATAGTatcttaaattcttaattttcataaattccTATGCAGGGAGACAGAGCATGCTGAATCTCTACAAACATATCTCTCAGCCAGGCTACTTTGGTGGGTTCCCCAACTAGATGGATCAGTGCTTGGTACCAGGCAAAGCACCATCTTCAAAGGCAAACTGAGCAGAGCTGGAAGGTTCACAAAAAGCTGGTGTCCAGGGCACGTACTAAACAAGTATTTACTTCTGTTCACTCATTGTAGAGCAGGTCAAAGTGCATTTCTGAATCAGTGTACTTTCAGACAAAATGACCCCTATCCTCTGGTAGGAGTTTTAATGTGATATTTCTTGAAGCTGAAGTTGCGACACAATTGATTTTCCAAGTTTGTCTTTCCATATCTTATGTTTCCATGAAAAGTGTGGAGTTTGAGGAGCAATGTATAATTGCCATAGtagtgaatattttcaaatattattttaataccaGTTTTGGGAGAGAGGTTTAGTAGTCACATTAAAAGCCAAACATATTATCTTGGGATTTAGACATTATTTCGGAAGAGGTGATTCCTCGTGGTGTGGCTCATACCAAGCAATAACAAAGTATAGCATACgaagtatttactgaatacctcacctctctattttgttcattttatcaaaacaaaCCTAGGGAACCAACACCATTATACCTGTCCAGGTCATGTATAGAGctttaatcattttattcttcaatGGATGAGAACATTGATGAAAAGCGGAGAGATTTTCAGTTATGTTTTACAGAATAGATTGGAAGGCTTCATGAAGAATCACAGTTGTTTTCCTGAGGAATCAGAGGCATCTTCATGAAGAGCTTATTTCGTGTCTGTTCTCAGGAAAGTGTCCTGGGATCTGCCTTGTGGTTGGCCCTTACCTTGAGGATGCTCTGAGCCCAGAGTAGAATGGTCTCCACAGCTCTCCTCAATTTGGCATTGCCTGAGATCAGGATGGCTGCATGTCCAGAGGGACATGCTGCCAATATCCCAATACAAACCATGACCCCTATCTTGTTATGCCACACCATCAGTAGGGGCACTGAGATGATGGCAGCACAGAATGACACcacaaagaagcagagaaaggatAAAAGAGATTTGAGGGCTTTAATGTGTGCATCTAGGCTGCAGTCGTGAGAGTTTCTGGGATGGGCCTTCATTGTCCTCATGTGCCTCCCCAGGGAGACAATCAGCACCccagaagaaatcagaaaaattaggAAAGGAGGTATAGACCCCAGATAGCAGAAGAGGAAGGTGTAAAAgaaactgatttttgtattttgccaGTTGAGTTCTGTATTGTTATTCATGAATAGCATAGCTGTGACTGTGAAGTGAGATTTTCTAAAGAAGTCCCAAAGGCAGAGGACAGCACAGaagcaggaggagagaaaaacaatcaGGAGCATCTGGTGGGTCTTCCTGGAGACCCAGCTTGCCAAGCACAGCAGGAAGGTTTGAGAGAAACGGACAATCTTGGAGCAgtagaggagactgaggcaggtggCAAGCCAGAGGCTGGTTTGGTTTGTGATCATCCAGAGCATGAGGAGAGTTTTGTATCTGTGGCTTAGTGGCTCTTTCAAATTCTGGAAGCAGGCAAGCTGGATGGCACACAGAAACAGCAGCCCATGCAGGAAAAGCCGGTTGAGACTGAGGCTCAGCAGCACACGATCATAGTTGCTCAGGGGCTGCCTCCTTACCACATCCcaaaaaatcaccaagaaaatgaAGACGTTGGCCAGAAGCCCCACTGCAAACTCCAGGACTGAAATGAACAGAAACACATACTTGACTTCATAGGATACAGTTAAGGCAGGTGTCAGAGTCAACATTATGTCTCTTCTCTAGTTGGCTAATCTACTTAAGATTCAGAGACCACTCCGTGGAGAAGGATAAGTGCACATTCTAAGCCGGGACCTTTCCTTCAAAGAAGCGTCCAGCTCTTGCCCTAAATCTATCCCAAAATGGGTACATAAAAAATTCTGGCAGGAAACTTAGAGGGATGTTGTTGCTTTAGAATATCTCTTGGACACACGAGCTTATAATAAAAGTGGAAGACTGATGGTTTTACCTCTTGGATGATGCAGAGCTTTAAATAAATCCAGGTGTTCCTGTCCAGAAGCCTCCCCGGAGAGCCATAGCACAGCAAGAGGGATGCAAACAAGACAGGGTCTCAATTTCCCAAGTCCAGTTTTGCATGCCCATCTGGACCTGTGTGGGTGGAGAAGAGAATACTATTTGCTTATGGGTTTTAAAGAAACTGGCAGTAGGCAAAATAGATGTTCATGGTGATCTAAGGTTTGAAATGGTGTCtctttccatttgcatttcttctctCACCTGTGAGGCATGACTCTTATCATAGACTATACATTTAATATGGACAAGTGCCTGGTTCCTCCCCTCGCACCAGCCTCTGACTACAATTTTAGTTGCCATTGCCAAACGTTTCCTTAAACCACCATTattatgccagacattgtgcttgACGAGAGGAGTATTAACATGGATGAGACCAACACCTTGTCAcgaagggagagggaaggggcatATCTGGCCTGGATTTTTGC harbors:
- the TAS2R38 gene encoding taste receptor type 2 member 38, with the protein product MLTLTPALTVSYEVKYVFLFISVLEFAVGLLANVFIFLVIFWDVVRRQPLSNYDRVLLSLSLNRLFLHGLLFLCAIQLACFQNLKEPLSHRYKTLLMLWMITNQTSLWLATCLSLLYCSKIVRFSQTFLLCLASWVSRKTHQMLLIVFLSSCFCAVLCLWDFFRKSHFTVTAMLFMNNNTELNWQNTKISFFYTFLFCYLGSIPPFLIFLISSGVLIVSLGRHMRTMKAHPRNSHDCSLDAHIKALKSLLSFLCFFVVSFCAAIISVPLLMVWHNKIGVMVCIGILAACPSGHAAILISGNAKLRRAVETILLWAQSILKVRANHKADPRTLS